A genomic region of Leptolyngbya sp. FACHB-261 contains the following coding sequences:
- a CDS encoding DUF924 family protein, whose translation MKTERPEDVLQFWFPSQANPAQAAMVRQWDRWFRGGTNAEVTEHFAPLLERAVQGELDAWSCEPQSRLALILVLDQFSRTIYRGTAQAFAQDSKARALTLEGIDLGHYAALETPWEKTFFLLPLGHAEDLSNLELAIKLADGLVQEAPPEHRPLLEFSAGQARRHRDVIALFGRQPHRNEVLGRQSTPEELEYLATGQLVHTRSMPSDLSQFLSNP comes from the coding sequence TTGAAAACTGAACGGCCCGAAGACGTTCTTCAGTTCTGGTTTCCCAGCCAAGCAAACCCTGCTCAAGCAGCAATGGTTCGGCAGTGGGATAGGTGGTTTCGTGGAGGAACCAACGCTGAGGTAACCGAGCATTTTGCACCACTGCTGGAACGAGCTGTGCAGGGTGAACTCGATGCCTGGTCGTGCGAGCCACAGTCACGCCTCGCACTGATCCTCGTCCTCGACCAGTTCTCACGAACTATCTATCGGGGAACGGCTCAAGCCTTCGCTCAGGACTCGAAGGCTCGGGCACTGACCCTTGAAGGAATCGACCTTGGTCACTACGCAGCTCTTGAGACTCCTTGGGAGAAGACCTTCTTCTTGCTACCACTAGGGCATGCTGAGGATCTCAGCAACCTAGAGCTAGCGATCAAGCTGGCAGATGGCCTTGTGCAGGAAGCGCCACCGGAGCATCGACCGTTGCTGGAGTTTTCTGCAGGGCAAGCGCGTAGACATCGAGACGTGATTGCCCTGTTTGGCCGTCAGCCTCATCGCAACGAGGTCCTAGGGCGCCAATCAACTCCCGAGGAACTGGAGTACCTTGCGACTGGCCAGCTCGTACATACACGTTCGATGCCCTCTG
- a CDS encoding sugar O-acetyltransferase, producing MLANEPYLEADPELVEMRTKAQHLLYEFNSLPPDEAERRREIIQALFGEVGQIFAIQPPFRCDYGCHIYAKDNLYINYDCVILDCNKVYLGSNVLLAPKVQIYTVYHPLDPEARKTGVEIAAPITIGDNVWIGGGAIVCPGITIGDNTTIGAGSVVTKDIPANVVAVGNPCRVIREV from the coding sequence ATGCTAGCGAATGAGCCATACCTTGAGGCTGATCCTGAACTTGTAGAGATGCGTACAAAAGCACAACATCTCTTGTATGAGTTTAATTCATTGCCGCCTGATGAAGCTGAAAGGCGGCGGGAGATTATCCAAGCTCTTTTCGGTGAGGTGGGGCAAATTTTTGCAATACAACCCCCGTTTCGTTGCGATTATGGTTGTCATATCTATGCGAAAGACAATCTGTATATCAATTACGATTGCGTCATCCTAGATTGCAATAAAGTCTATCTGGGTAGCAATGTACTGCTTGCGCCTAAAGTACAAATTTATACGGTGTATCATCCATTAGATCCAGAAGCTAGAAAAACTGGTGTGGAGATAGCTGCTCCAATAACCATTGGTGATAATGTTTGGATTGGCGGCGGAGCCATCGTCTGTCCGGGTATTACGATTGGGGATAATACTACAATTGGCGCAGGAAGTGTTGTCACTAAAGATATTCCAGCGAATGTTGTTGCAGTAGGAAATCCTTGTAGAGTGATCAGAGAGGTATGA
- a CDS encoding TMEM175 family protein: MGKGRLEAFSDGVMAIIITIMVLELKVPHEADLAALRPLVPVFLSYVLSFIYLGIYWNNHHHLLQAVRNVNGSVLWANLHLLFWLSLIPFVTGWTGENHFVPLPVALYGTVLLSSGIAYFILTRVLIAHHGKDSTLAIALGRDFKNKITVVLYAVAIPLSFLNSWVAFMLYVLVAIMWLVPDRRIEKTLAS, translated from the coding sequence ATGGGCAAAGGGAGATTAGAAGCATTTAGCGATGGGGTGATGGCCATTATCATCACCATAATGGTTCTGGAATTAAAAGTGCCTCATGAAGCTGATTTAGCCGCGCTACGCCCGCTAGTTCCAGTATTCCTGAGCTATGTACTTAGTTTTATTTATCTCGGTATCTACTGGAACAACCACCATCACTTGTTACAGGCAGTTCGAAATGTCAATGGTAGTGTTCTGTGGGCTAATCTGCATCTGTTGTTCTGGTTGTCACTAATTCCCTTTGTTACTGGTTGGACCGGGGAAAACCACTTTGTCCCCTTGCCAGTTGCCCTTTACGGCACAGTGCTGTTGTCTTCTGGGATTGCTTACTTCATTCTTACTCGTGTTCTGATCGCTCACCACGGTAAAGATTCCACTCTGGCAATTGCACTTGGGCGGGACTTTAAGAACAAGATAACAGTTGTGCTTTATGCTGTAGCAATTCCGCTTTCCTTTTTGAACTCATGGGTTGCCTTCATGCTATATGTTTTAGTCGCAATCATGTGGCTTGTCCCTGACCGTCGCATTGAGAAGACGCTAGCCTCCTGA
- a CDS encoding GNAT family N-acetyltransferase — MVKINNLQLLIVERIHIEALLRSKSELAEMLQVTVPKSWPHFPEAFSLPADEARESSPDLREWHGYFFIHPEEGMLVGNGGFKGPPDESGTVEIGYEIASEYWNRGFATEAAQQLIDCAFAHEAVQVVMAHTLAERNASNRVLQKVGMTFIAEIDDPEEGKLWRWQISRDGYPPT; from the coding sequence ATGGTCAAGATCAACAATCTTCAATTGCTCATCGTCGAACGAATTCACATCGAAGCACTCCTGCGCAGCAAGAGCGAGCTTGCAGAAATGTTACAGGTCACTGTGCCCAAGAGCTGGCCTCACTTTCCAGAAGCATTTTCCCTCCCTGCCGACGAAGCTCGCGAATCTAGCCCAGATCTCAGAGAGTGGCATGGATACTTCTTTATTCACCCAGAAGAGGGAATGCTTGTTGGCAATGGAGGTTTCAAAGGCCCGCCTGATGAGTCAGGCACTGTAGAAATAGGATATGAAATTGCTTCCGAATATTGGAATCGCGGATTTGCAACGGAGGCAGCACAGCAACTGATCGATTGCGCTTTCGCTCACGAGGCGGTGCAAGTTGTCATGGCTCATACCTTGGCTGAGAGAAACGCCTCGAATAGAGTCTTGCAGAAAGTGGGAATGACATTCATTGCCGAAATTGATGACCCTGAAGAAGGCAAGCTATGGCGTTGGCAGATCAGCCGGGATGGTTATCCTCCGACCTGA